A single genomic interval of Stieleria maiorica harbors:
- a CDS encoding FAD:protein FMN transferase — translation MLTTISHHAMAAEFSVILAKSDAHLVEPALEALELLDGIEADLTVYQDDSEISRINAAASDHPVPVSEHTYRLLRRSMDWSEKTAGAFDVTAGPLVRVWGFTQRRGRKPTTAEVRDAAAKVGYRHVILDDDRRSVAFELPGMEINLGAIGKGFALDELADTLTARGLSNFLIHGGGSSVIARGDQIADGSQDSGSQDSGSQGWAVGISHPTKPKLRLAGIRLHNEALSTSGSGKQFFHHRGRRYGHVIDPRSGFPAGDLLSLTAIASNATDAEACSTAFFVCGIDAIRAAVATDETLPRMIGVRAKIRQDSVEVLPFADFEWVDPPLDEASI, via the coding sequence ATGCTGACGACAATCTCTCACCATGCGATGGCGGCGGAATTCTCCGTGATTCTGGCGAAATCGGACGCGCACCTGGTCGAACCGGCGCTCGAAGCCCTGGAGTTGCTGGACGGAATCGAGGCCGATTTGACGGTTTACCAGGACGACAGCGAAATCTCGCGGATCAACGCCGCGGCGAGCGATCATCCGGTCCCGGTCTCCGAGCACACGTATCGCCTGTTGCGACGATCGATGGACTGGAGTGAAAAGACGGCCGGTGCGTTTGACGTGACCGCCGGGCCGCTGGTTCGCGTCTGGGGCTTCACCCAGCGCCGCGGGCGAAAACCGACGACCGCGGAAGTCCGCGACGCCGCCGCCAAGGTGGGCTACCGCCACGTCATACTCGACGACGATCGCCGCTCGGTCGCCTTCGAATTGCCGGGCATGGAGATCAACCTGGGGGCGATCGGCAAAGGGTTCGCGCTGGACGAGTTGGCCGACACCCTGACGGCGCGGGGGCTGAGCAATTTTCTGATTCACGGCGGCGGCAGCAGCGTGATCGCGCGCGGGGATCAGATCGCCGACGGCAGTCAGGACTCCGGCAGTCAGGACTCCGGCAGTCAGGGCTGGGCCGTGGGCATCTCGCACCCGACCAAACCCAAGCTGCGGTTGGCCGGCATCCGATTGCACAACGAGGCGCTTTCGACCAGCGGTTCAGGAAAACAGTTCTTTCACCATCGCGGCCGACGTTATGGCCACGTGATCGATCCCCGCAGCGGTTTCCCGGCCGGAGACTTGCTGTCATTGACGGCCATTGCCAGCAATGCCACCGATGCTGAAGCGTGCAGCACGGCGTTTTTTGTCTGCGGCATCGATGCGATCCGAGCCGCGGTGGCGACCGATGAAACGCTGCCACGGATGATCGGCGTCCGCGCGAAAATCCGCCAGGACAGCGTGGAAGTCTTGCCTTTCGCGGATTTCGAGTGGGTCGACCCGCCGCTCGATGAAGCATCGATCTAG
- a CDS encoding beta-ketoacyl-[acyl-carrier-protein] synthase family protein — translation MPRETVVITGVGIVSAIGIGQQDYFDALLEGRTAVRSLADRTDGEAKPAPDETIDGVWIGAPIIDFQAKQYVKPRKALKVMCREIQTAFASAQLAIEHAGLADSIPASDSGAVPPERLGAVFGSEIFFNPPDELADAMRGCIDESGQFHPERFGVSAQREVMPLWMLKYLPNMPACQVGISINSQGPNNSLVLGDVSGPAALLEAESYLNRGIADVVLVGATGTRIGSTRMLYHRDLPVPERGDLPIEDLSRPHDPDAPGVVGGEGAGSLVVETRRHAEQRGANILATVLAAASRFSPTAAIRSGYREPEPNTPHSRQASTAIQMAIQAVLQQSGLTSDQIGLVVSHAIGDRQVDAGEATALAESGVTCPVVAVSAALGHTGAASGVIELATGALSLAKKTIPPTRHGGTHPGITFAEAPEPLKSPYVLCLSHTTDGSAMAVLLG, via the coding sequence ATGCCACGCGAAACCGTCGTGATCACCGGGGTTGGAATCGTCAGCGCGATCGGGATCGGACAACAGGATTACTTCGACGCTCTGCTGGAAGGGCGAACCGCGGTCCGATCGCTGGCCGACCGAACCGACGGCGAAGCGAAGCCGGCCCCGGACGAAACGATCGACGGGGTCTGGATCGGCGCCCCGATCATCGATTTCCAAGCCAAGCAATACGTCAAGCCGCGCAAGGCACTCAAGGTGATGTGCCGCGAAATCCAAACCGCGTTCGCTTCGGCCCAATTGGCCATCGAGCACGCGGGGCTGGCCGATTCCATCCCGGCATCCGACTCCGGCGCCGTCCCCCCAGAGCGGCTCGGTGCGGTCTTCGGGAGCGAGATTTTCTTCAACCCGCCCGATGAACTGGCCGACGCGATGCGCGGCTGCATCGACGAATCGGGACAGTTTCATCCGGAACGCTTCGGAGTATCGGCCCAGCGCGAGGTGATGCCGCTGTGGATGTTGAAGTACCTGCCCAACATGCCGGCCTGCCAAGTCGGGATTTCGATCAATTCTCAAGGCCCCAACAATTCGCTGGTCTTGGGTGATGTTTCCGGCCCGGCGGCCCTGCTGGAGGCCGAATCGTATTTGAATCGTGGCATCGCCGACGTTGTCCTGGTCGGTGCCACGGGAACGCGGATCGGGTCCACACGGATGCTGTACCACCGCGATTTGCCGGTCCCCGAGCGAGGCGATCTGCCGATCGAAGACCTGTCGCGCCCGCACGATCCCGATGCCCCCGGCGTGGTCGGAGGCGAAGGTGCGGGATCGCTGGTCGTGGAAACCCGCCGGCACGCCGAGCAACGTGGGGCCAACATCTTGGCCACCGTGCTGGCGGCGGCGTCGCGGTTCAGCCCCACCGCTGCGATTCGCAGCGGCTACCGAGAACCGGAGCCGAACACACCCCATTCGCGACAGGCTTCCACCGCGATTCAAATGGCGATCCAGGCGGTACTGCAGCAGTCCGGATTGACATCTGACCAGATCGGTCTGGTCGTCAGCCATGCGATCGGTGACCGGCAAGTCGATGCCGGTGAGGCGACCGCGCTGGCCGAATCCGGAGTGACTTGCCCGGTGGTTGCGGTGTCCGCGGCACTGGGGCATACCGGTGCGGCATCGGGCGTGATCGAGCTGGCGACCGGAGCATTGTCGCTGGCCAAAAAGACGATCCCGCCAACACGTCACGGCGGCACGCATCCGGGGATCACATTCGCCGAAGCCCCCGAACCACTGAAATCGCCTTACGTGCTGTGCTTGTCGCACACCACCGACGGCAGCGCGATGGCGGTGCTGCTGGGCTGA
- a CDS encoding GNAT family N-acetyltransferase, with product MNDSTTTTSTATTSAAIQCAPVQSWSDRRAFLKLERELYKGDPNWVTPLWSERKQLCGFGSHPFYNDADSRAFLARKNGRVVGRVVAIVNHAHNRHHNEQRGFFGFFECIDDADVSRGLFDAAADWLREQGMTDVRGPVNPSLNYEVGLLVDGFDTPPTFLIPYNHAYYGDLIEACGFEKCQDVFCYDATIDQLATVDPKLKFVIEESTRRFKVTCRPIDRSRFDEDVQAFLRIYNESLQRTWGYVPMSHEELVHQSKQLKLLIVPELTSIAEIDGEPVGAGFGLLDFNQLLIKMNGHLLPFGWLKLWLGKRKIDRLRLVSTNVLPKYQSWGLGLVTLARILPDAIEFGIRTGEFSWVLESNRLSRGTIERGGAKKMKTQRIYDRKL from the coding sequence ATGAACGATTCAACAACGACCACGTCAACCGCGACCACCTCGGCCGCAATCCAATGCGCGCCGGTGCAGAGCTGGTCGGACCGCCGAGCGTTTTTGAAACTCGAGCGCGAGTTGTACAAGGGCGACCCCAACTGGGTCACGCCGCTGTGGAGCGAACGAAAACAGCTCTGCGGGTTCGGATCACATCCGTTCTACAACGATGCGGACAGCCGCGCCTTTCTGGCCCGAAAAAACGGCCGCGTCGTCGGACGGGTCGTCGCCATCGTCAACCACGCCCACAACCGGCATCACAACGAACAACGGGGGTTTTTTGGGTTCTTTGAGTGCATCGATGATGCGGATGTCAGCCGCGGCTTGTTTGATGCGGCCGCCGACTGGTTGCGCGAACAAGGCATGACCGACGTCCGCGGCCCGGTCAACCCGAGCCTGAATTACGAAGTCGGTTTGCTGGTCGACGGCTTCGACACGCCGCCCACGTTCTTGATCCCCTACAACCACGCCTACTACGGCGACTTGATCGAAGCTTGCGGTTTTGAAAAGTGCCAGGACGTGTTTTGCTATGACGCAACGATCGACCAGCTGGCGACCGTCGACCCCAAGTTGAAGTTTGTCATCGAAGAATCCACCCGACGATTCAAGGTCACCTGTCGCCCCATCGATCGCTCTCGATTCGACGAAGACGTCCAAGCCTTTCTGCGGATCTACAACGAATCGCTGCAGCGGACCTGGGGCTATGTGCCGATGAGTCACGAGGAGTTGGTGCACCAATCCAAGCAGTTGAAATTGCTGATCGTGCCGGAGCTGACGAGCATCGCAGAGATCGACGGCGAGCCCGTCGGGGCGGGGTTCGGATTGCTGGATTTCAACCAGCTGCTGATCAAGATGAACGGCCACTTGCTGCCCTTCGGATGGCTGAAACTGTGGCTGGGGAAACGCAAGATCGACCGTCTGAGACTGGTCAGCACAAACGTCCTGCCCAAATACCAGAGCTGGGGGCTGGGGCTGGTGACGCTGGCCCGGATCCTGCCCGATGCGATCGAATTTGGGATCCGGACCGGCGAATTCTCGTGGGTGCTGGAAAGCAACCGGCTCTCGCGAGGGACGATCGAACGTGGCGGGGCAAAAAAAATGAAGACCCAACGGATTTACGACCGCAAACTCTGA